A stretch of Tripterygium wilfordii isolate XIE 37 chromosome 11, ASM1340144v1, whole genome shotgun sequence DNA encodes these proteins:
- the LOC120009219 gene encoding phosphatidylinositol/phosphatidylcholine transfer protein SFH6-like isoform X2, whose amino-acid sequence MKAMKASSKFRHSLKRRSKKKLEVGVSSVSIEDVRDAEELQAVDAFQQALISDDLLSAKHDDYHVLLRFLKARKFDIEKAKHMWAAMIQWRKDFGADTILEDFEFSELNEVLKYYPQGFHGVDKEGKPVYIEILGKIEANKLMHVTTLEKYVRYHVQGMEHCLAVKFPACSVAAKRHIDSTTTILDVRGVGPRNLTKSARELIMRLQKIDGDNYPETLYRMFIINAGPGFRLLWNTVKSFLDPTTATKIHVLGNRYQKKLLEIIDSSELPEFLGGCCTCADEGGCIRSNKGPWKDPNILKMVDNGGARYSRQIVTVCDNDGRVIACEKPHNAMGKSSDTSTAESGSEVEERASPKPNKSYLDPSLVPVCEEASMAGRGSSLVGLSEYDENIPMIDKTVDLEWKKQVPLKIEETCTSRETPSLMSRDGTPKGIFVHVWALVMGFFISLFIIAQSMMIWVIRTRSVPGNTTNMPDLTLDMKPKECFPDVCSSIIKRLHELEEKVDMLQAKPSEMPREKEELLNAAVYRVDALEAELISTKKALHEALIRQEELLAYIDRVERAKLQKKKCCW is encoded by the exons ATGAAAGCCATGAAGGCTTCTAGTAAATTTAGACATTCTCTTAAGAGAAGAAGCAAGAAGAAACTTGAAGTTGGAGTATCTTCTGTTTCAATTGAGGATGTTAGGGATGCGGAGGAGTTGCAGGCTGTGGATGCATTTCAACAGGCCCTTATTTCAGACGATTTGCTTTCTGCCAAACATGATGATTATCATGTGTTGTTGAG ATTTTTGAAAGCTAGAAAATTTGATATTGAGAAAGCAAAGCATATGTGGGCAGCCATGATTCAATGGAGGAAAGATTTTGGAGCTGATACAATCTTGGAG GATTTTGAGTTTAGTGAGTTGAATGAAGTGCTAAAGTACTACCCTCAAGGGTTCCATGGAGTTGATAAGGAGGGAAAACCGGTTTACATTGAGATTCTGGGAAAAATTGAGGCTAACAAGCTCATGCACGTAACAACTTTGGAAAAATATGTGCGATACCACGTACAGGGGATGGAACATTGTCTTGCAGTTAAGTTTCCAGCTTGCTCAGTTGCTGCTAAGAGGCACATAGATTCGACTACAACAATTTTGGATGTTCGCGGCGTG GGTCCACGAAACTTAACCAAGTCTGCCCGAGAGCTCATCATGCGATTGCAGAAAATTGACGGTGACAACTATCCTGAG ACACTTTATCGCATGTTTATCATTAATGCTGGTCCTGGTTTTAGACTACTTTGGAACACTGTGAAATCCTTTCTTGATCCTACGACAGCTACCAAGATTCAT GTCCTTGGTAACAGGTACCAGAAGAAATTACTGGAAATAATAGATTCAAG TGAGTTGCCTGAATTTCTTGGTGGTTGCTGTACCTGTGCTGATGAAGGAGGTTGTATTAGATCTAATAAGGGTCCATGGAAAGATCCAAATATATTAAAG ATGGTTGATAATGGCGGAGCACGGTATTCTAGACAGATCGTTACAGTTTGTGACAATGATGGCAGGGTGATTGCTTGTGAGAAGCCGCACAATGCAATG GGGAAAAGTAGTGACACATCTACTGCAGAGTCAGGATCCGAGGTCGAGGAACGTGCTTCTCCTAAACCAAATAAGAGCTATTTGGACCCAAGCTTGGTTCCTGTATGCGAAGAA GCTAGTATGGCTGGTAGGGGAAGCTCTCTGGTTGGCTTATCTGAGTATGATGAAAACATCCCCATGATTGACAAGACTGTTGATTTGGAATGGAAAAAACAAGTGCCTCTGAAGATTGAGGAGACGTGCACTTCCAGAG AAACACCCTCTCTGATGAGCAGAGATGGTACTCCAAAGGGAATTTTTGTTCATGTTTGGGCTTTAGTAATGGGCTTCTTCATTAGCCTCTTTATTATCGCCCAATCGATGATGATATGGGTAATTAGGACACGTTCTGTGCCTGGAAACACCACCAACATGCCTGACCTGACTCTGGATATGAAGCCCAAGGAATGCTTCCCTGATGTCTGCTCATCTATCATTAAAAGGCTGCATGAACTTGAGGAGAAGGTTGATATGCTGCAGGCAAAGCCTTCTGAGATGCCTCGTGAGAAGGAGGAGTTGCTAAATGCTGCTGTTTATCGTGTGGATGCACTGGAAGCGGAGCTAATTTCTACTAAAAAG gcTCTGCATGAAGCCTTGATTAGGCAGGAAGAACTTCTTGCCTACATTGACAGAGTGGAGCGAGCCAAGTTGCAA AAGAAGAAATGTTGCTGGTGA
- the LOC120009221 gene encoding scopoletin 8-hydroxylase, with protein sequence MATSFSLFNFVVQDGNGVKGMVDILGISEVPEQYIQPPYERIDKENAHSHGLPPIDLSKLDGPDHDQVVNQIAAAAETLGFFQVVNHGVPVELLESLKAAAHEFFGQPPEKKAVYLKGVSPSPLVKYGTSFVPDKEKALEWKDYLSMAYTGDVEALQHWPNQCKNVALEYLRSSINMVRKLLQALLEKLEVKLDDSEIDALIGSKMVNMNFYPACPSPDLTVGVGRHSDMGTLTVLLQDGIGGLYVKVEDNLEIPDQWVEIPPIPGALVINIGDTLQILSNGRYRSAEHRVRTTSKEARVSIPIFTMPKPAEKIAPLPELVKRDGTVAHYREFVFQEYMNNFFGNAHEGKKSLDFAAMPST encoded by the exons ATGGCCACAAGTTTCTCACTGTTTAACTTTGTTGTTCAAGATGGCAATGGAGTCAAAGGCATGGTGGACATATTAGGCATTTCAGAAGTACCAGAGCAATACATACAACCACCATACGAGCGTATTGACAAGGAAAATGCACATTCACATGGGCTACCACCAATTGACTTGTCAAAGCTAGATGGTCCTGACCATGACCAAGTGGTGAACCAaatagctgctgctgctgagacTCTTGGGTTCTTCCAAGTGGTTAACCATGGCGTCCCGGTGGAGCTGCTCGAGTCGCTTAAGGCTGCTGCGCATGAATTCTTCGGTCAGCCGCCGGAGAAGAAGGCGGTTTATCTAAAAGGGGTTAGTCCTAGCCCTTTAGTGAAGTATGGGACTAGTTTTGTTCCTGATAAAGAGAAAGCATTGGAGTGGAAAGACTATCTTAGTATGGCCTATACTGGTGATGTTGAAGCTCTTCAACATTGGCCTAACCAATGCAA GAATGTAGCACTCGAATACTTGAGATCATCAATCAATATGGTGAGGAAACTGTTACAAGCACTGTTGGAAAAGCTTGAAGTGAAACTTGATGATTCAGAGATTGATGCACTTATTGGTTCTAAGATGGTGAACATGAACTTCTATCCAGCTTGCCCTAGTCCAGACCTCACAGTCGGCGTGGGGCGCCATTCCGACATGGGCACGCTAACCGTGTTACTGCAAGATGGGATTGGTGGCTTGTATGTGAAGGTTGAAGACAATCTGGAAATTCCAGACCAGTGGGTAGAGATCCCACCTATTCCAGGTGCTTTGGTCATCAACATTGGTGACACACTACag ATATTAAGCAATGGAAGATACAGAAGTGCTGAACATAGAGTTCGTACTACAAGCAAAGAGGCTAGAGTGTCAATTCCTATATTCACAATGCCTAAACCAGCAGAGAAGATTGCGCCGCTGCCCGAGTTGGTGAAGAGAGATGGTACTGTGGCTCATTACAGAGAGTTTGTGTTTCAAGAGTACATGAACAActtctttggaaatgctcatgAAGGAAAGAAGTCTCTGGATTTTGCTGCAATGCCTAGTACTTAA
- the LOC120009219 gene encoding phosphatidylinositol/phosphatidylcholine transfer protein SFH6-like isoform X3, which produces MSFEPGTNRFLKARKFDIEKAKHMWAAMIQWRKDFGADTILEDFEFSELNEVLKYYPQGFHGVDKEGKPVYIEILGKIEANKLMHVTTLEKYVRYHVQGMEHCLAVKFPACSVAAKRHIDSTTTILDVRGVGPRNLTKSARELIMRLQKIDGDNYPETLYRMFIINAGPGFRLLWNTVKSFLDPTTATKIHVLGNRYQKKLLEIIDSSELPEFLGGCCTCADEGGCIRSNKGPWKDPNILKMVDNGGARYSRQIVTVCDNDGRVIACEKPHNAMGKSSDTSTAESGSEVEERASPKPNKSYLDPSLVPVCEEASMAGRGSSLVGLSEYDENIPMIDKTVDLEWKKQVPLKIEETCTSRETPSLMSRDGTPKGIFVHVWALVMGFFISLFIIAQSMMIWVIRTRSVPGNTTNMPDLTLDMKPKECFPDVCSSIIKRLHELEEKVDMLQAKPSEMPREKEELLNAAVYRVDALEAELISTKKALHEALIRQEELLAYIDRVERAKLQKKKCCW; this is translated from the exons ATGTCCTTTGAACCCGGTACCAACAG ATTTTTGAAAGCTAGAAAATTTGATATTGAGAAAGCAAAGCATATGTGGGCAGCCATGATTCAATGGAGGAAAGATTTTGGAGCTGATACAATCTTGGAG GATTTTGAGTTTAGTGAGTTGAATGAAGTGCTAAAGTACTACCCTCAAGGGTTCCATGGAGTTGATAAGGAGGGAAAACCGGTTTACATTGAGATTCTGGGAAAAATTGAGGCTAACAAGCTCATGCACGTAACAACTTTGGAAAAATATGTGCGATACCACGTACAGGGGATGGAACATTGTCTTGCAGTTAAGTTTCCAGCTTGCTCAGTTGCTGCTAAGAGGCACATAGATTCGACTACAACAATTTTGGATGTTCGCGGCGTG GGTCCACGAAACTTAACCAAGTCTGCCCGAGAGCTCATCATGCGATTGCAGAAAATTGACGGTGACAACTATCCTGAG ACACTTTATCGCATGTTTATCATTAATGCTGGTCCTGGTTTTAGACTACTTTGGAACACTGTGAAATCCTTTCTTGATCCTACGACAGCTACCAAGATTCAT GTCCTTGGTAACAGGTACCAGAAGAAATTACTGGAAATAATAGATTCAAG TGAGTTGCCTGAATTTCTTGGTGGTTGCTGTACCTGTGCTGATGAAGGAGGTTGTATTAGATCTAATAAGGGTCCATGGAAAGATCCAAATATATTAAAG ATGGTTGATAATGGCGGAGCACGGTATTCTAGACAGATCGTTACAGTTTGTGACAATGATGGCAGGGTGATTGCTTGTGAGAAGCCGCACAATGCAATG GGGAAAAGTAGTGACACATCTACTGCAGAGTCAGGATCCGAGGTCGAGGAACGTGCTTCTCCTAAACCAAATAAGAGCTATTTGGACCCAAGCTTGGTTCCTGTATGCGAAGAA GCTAGTATGGCTGGTAGGGGAAGCTCTCTGGTTGGCTTATCTGAGTATGATGAAAACATCCCCATGATTGACAAGACTGTTGATTTGGAATGGAAAAAACAAGTGCCTCTGAAGATTGAGGAGACGTGCACTTCCAGAG AAACACCCTCTCTGATGAGCAGAGATGGTACTCCAAAGGGAATTTTTGTTCATGTTTGGGCTTTAGTAATGGGCTTCTTCATTAGCCTCTTTATTATCGCCCAATCGATGATGATATGGGTAATTAGGACACGTTCTGTGCCTGGAAACACCACCAACATGCCTGACCTGACTCTGGATATGAAGCCCAAGGAATGCTTCCCTGATGTCTGCTCATCTATCATTAAAAGGCTGCATGAACTTGAGGAGAAGGTTGATATGCTGCAGGCAAAGCCTTCTGAGATGCCTCGTGAGAAGGAGGAGTTGCTAAATGCTGCTGTTTATCGTGTGGATGCACTGGAAGCGGAGCTAATTTCTACTAAAAAG gcTCTGCATGAAGCCTTGATTAGGCAGGAAGAACTTCTTGCCTACATTGACAGAGTGGAGCGAGCCAAGTTGCAA AAGAAGAAATGTTGCTGGTGA
- the LOC120009222 gene encoding bifunctional nuclease 1-like produces MALLQGPVICPTVLSELAVGYTFPVSGPLMKARLLGSELWGFKGFSCNTKLGLSYGQLTVRKCKTVKCTLSSSSDGNGSTAENFNEGHEDYVNSSVIEAVEVKSGVDGFMVKMRDGRHLRCVHNNPQGGHLRDYAPHPAIVLKMEDGTGLLLPIIVLEMPSVLLMAALRNVQIARPTMYQVVQEMIDKMGYQVKLVRVTKRVHEAYFAQLYLTKVGNETESASFDLRPSDAINIAVRCKVPIQVNKYLAYSDGMRVIESGKLSSHIPASDGLLFTELDRPSSQPCLDTKEFDLVSNMMKAAVDERYGDAAQWRDKLGQFRAKRNLRKYT; encoded by the exons ATGGCGTTATTGCAAGGACCAGTCATTTGCCCAACTGTCCTCTCAGAACTGGCTGTAGGGTATACTTTCCCAGTGAGTGGCCCTCTGATGAAGGCTAGGTTACTTGGAAGTGAGCTATGGGGATTCAAGGGGTTCAGCTGCAACACTAAGTTGGGTCTATCTTATGGTCAACTGACTGTGCGAAAGTGCAAGACGGTGAAGTGTACTTTAAGTTCATCCTCAGATGGTAATGGCAGCACCGCTGAAAACTTCAATGAGGGCCATGAAGATTATGTCAACTCTAGTGTTATTGAAGCCG TCGAGGTAAAGAGTGGAGTTGATGGTTTCATGGTTAAAATGAGGGATGGTAGGCACCTGAGATGTGTCCATAACAACCCTCAAGGTGGGCATCTCCGAGATTATGCTCCACATCCAGCAATTGTATTGAAGATGGAAGATGGGACCGGTCTTCTCCTCCCTATAATCGTCT TGGAGATGCCAAGTGTCCTGCTTATGGCTGCATTGCGTAATGTCCAAATT GCTAGACCCACGATGTACCAAGTGGTGCAGGAGATGATTGACAAGATGGGCTATCAA GTTAAACTTGTTAGAGTTACAAAGAGAGTGCATGAGGCATATTTTGCTCAGTTGTACCTGACAAAG GTTGGTAATGAAACTGAGAGTGCCAGCTTTGACCTTCGCCCTTCAGATGCCATCAACATTGCAGTGAGATGCAAG GTGCCGATACAAGTGAACAAGTACTTGGCATACAGTGATGGGATGAGAGTAATTGAGTCTGGCAAGCTATCATCACATATCCCGGCTTCAGATGGCTTATTGTTCACAGAGTTGGATCG GCCCAGTAGCCAGCCTTGTCTTGATACGAAGGAATTTGATCTTGTGAGCAACATGATGAAGGCTGCTGTTGATGAACGCTACGGAGATGCGG CTCAATGGAGGGACAAACTTGGCCAATTTAGGGCTAAAAGAAACCTGAGGAAGTACACATAA
- the LOC120009219 gene encoding phosphatidylinositol/phosphatidylcholine transfer protein SFH6-like isoform X1: MASPVGRLARPCFEGPSSNDERRESKLDFENSEDDKRTRIGNLKMKAMKASSKFRHSLKRRSKKKLEVGVSSVSIEDVRDAEELQAVDAFQQALISDDLLSAKHDDYHVLLRFLKARKFDIEKAKHMWAAMIQWRKDFGADTILEDFEFSELNEVLKYYPQGFHGVDKEGKPVYIEILGKIEANKLMHVTTLEKYVRYHVQGMEHCLAVKFPACSVAAKRHIDSTTTILDVRGVGPRNLTKSARELIMRLQKIDGDNYPETLYRMFIINAGPGFRLLWNTVKSFLDPTTATKIHVLGNRYQKKLLEIIDSSELPEFLGGCCTCADEGGCIRSNKGPWKDPNILKMVDNGGARYSRQIVTVCDNDGRVIACEKPHNAMGKSSDTSTAESGSEVEERASPKPNKSYLDPSLVPVCEEASMAGRGSSLVGLSEYDENIPMIDKTVDLEWKKQVPLKIEETCTSRETPSLMSRDGTPKGIFVHVWALVMGFFISLFIIAQSMMIWVIRTRSVPGNTTNMPDLTLDMKPKECFPDVCSSIIKRLHELEEKVDMLQAKPSEMPREKEELLNAAVYRVDALEAELISTKKALHEALIRQEELLAYIDRVERAKLQKKKCCW, encoded by the exons ATGGCGTCTCCAGTCGGTCGTCTCGCTAGGCCTT GCTTTGAGGGGCCGTCCAGCAATGATGAAAGAAGAGAATCGAAATTGGATTTTGAGAACTCGGAGGATGACAAGAGAACTAGAATTGGGAATTTGAAGATGAAAGCCATGAAGGCTTCTAGTAAATTTAGACATTCTCTTAAGAGAAGAAGCAAGAAGAAACTTGAAGTTGGAGTATCTTCTGTTTCAATTGAGGATGTTAGGGATGCGGAGGAGTTGCAGGCTGTGGATGCATTTCAACAGGCCCTTATTTCAGACGATTTGCTTTCTGCCAAACATGATGATTATCATGTGTTGTTGAG ATTTTTGAAAGCTAGAAAATTTGATATTGAGAAAGCAAAGCATATGTGGGCAGCCATGATTCAATGGAGGAAAGATTTTGGAGCTGATACAATCTTGGAG GATTTTGAGTTTAGTGAGTTGAATGAAGTGCTAAAGTACTACCCTCAAGGGTTCCATGGAGTTGATAAGGAGGGAAAACCGGTTTACATTGAGATTCTGGGAAAAATTGAGGCTAACAAGCTCATGCACGTAACAACTTTGGAAAAATATGTGCGATACCACGTACAGGGGATGGAACATTGTCTTGCAGTTAAGTTTCCAGCTTGCTCAGTTGCTGCTAAGAGGCACATAGATTCGACTACAACAATTTTGGATGTTCGCGGCGTG GGTCCACGAAACTTAACCAAGTCTGCCCGAGAGCTCATCATGCGATTGCAGAAAATTGACGGTGACAACTATCCTGAG ACACTTTATCGCATGTTTATCATTAATGCTGGTCCTGGTTTTAGACTACTTTGGAACACTGTGAAATCCTTTCTTGATCCTACGACAGCTACCAAGATTCAT GTCCTTGGTAACAGGTACCAGAAGAAATTACTGGAAATAATAGATTCAAG TGAGTTGCCTGAATTTCTTGGTGGTTGCTGTACCTGTGCTGATGAAGGAGGTTGTATTAGATCTAATAAGGGTCCATGGAAAGATCCAAATATATTAAAG ATGGTTGATAATGGCGGAGCACGGTATTCTAGACAGATCGTTACAGTTTGTGACAATGATGGCAGGGTGATTGCTTGTGAGAAGCCGCACAATGCAATG GGGAAAAGTAGTGACACATCTACTGCAGAGTCAGGATCCGAGGTCGAGGAACGTGCTTCTCCTAAACCAAATAAGAGCTATTTGGACCCAAGCTTGGTTCCTGTATGCGAAGAA GCTAGTATGGCTGGTAGGGGAAGCTCTCTGGTTGGCTTATCTGAGTATGATGAAAACATCCCCATGATTGACAAGACTGTTGATTTGGAATGGAAAAAACAAGTGCCTCTGAAGATTGAGGAGACGTGCACTTCCAGAG AAACACCCTCTCTGATGAGCAGAGATGGTACTCCAAAGGGAATTTTTGTTCATGTTTGGGCTTTAGTAATGGGCTTCTTCATTAGCCTCTTTATTATCGCCCAATCGATGATGATATGGGTAATTAGGACACGTTCTGTGCCTGGAAACACCACCAACATGCCTGACCTGACTCTGGATATGAAGCCCAAGGAATGCTTCCCTGATGTCTGCTCATCTATCATTAAAAGGCTGCATGAACTTGAGGAGAAGGTTGATATGCTGCAGGCAAAGCCTTCTGAGATGCCTCGTGAGAAGGAGGAGTTGCTAAATGCTGCTGTTTATCGTGTGGATGCACTGGAAGCGGAGCTAATTTCTACTAAAAAG gcTCTGCATGAAGCCTTGATTAGGCAGGAAGAACTTCTTGCCTACATTGACAGAGTGGAGCGAGCCAAGTTGCAA AAGAAGAAATGTTGCTGGTGA
- the LOC120009806 gene encoding transcription factor bHLH110-like isoform X1, with amino-acid sequence MESGNLHLQQQQQQQQLHHQDQQQQLVGSSPSSSCSSLAAPIPNYAWTPNITISMIQDLGSADCFHKFTQMLNSSSSIEEDSQTDLHNNNNNNNNNVDLLSEKLLLKTISSGFPIMNIGHHQYFSPAGDNQFYNNGNCSRFGRGSFSQIYPSINISNLNHQSIPSATNISSSFDESSSNLQALDLLSSCSRFNGSCNDSLGMYKPSCLPFGLDHLQQPSHHITTSCSSSSTRILPFNNNELTEAKRASSLGNQMKATQSAPKKSRSDSRSSCPPFKVRKEKIGDRIAALQQLVAPFGKTDTASVLMEAFGYIKFLQSQVETLSVPYMKSSRSKTSRTTQGDSSGEAKQDLRSRGLCLVPLSCMSYVTGDMISDSGGGGIWPPAPNFG; translated from the exons ATGGAGTCTGGAAATCTCCATCtccaacaacaacagcagcagcagcagcttcaTCATCAAgaccagcagcagcagcttgttgggtcttctccttcttcttcttgttcttctttagCTGCTCCAATACCCAACTATGCTTGGACCCCAAACATCACTAT TTCCATGATCCAAGACTTGGGCTCTGCAGATTGTTTCCACAAATTCACTCAAATGTTAAACAGCTCATCAAGCATTGAAGAAGACTCACAAACAGATctgcataataataataataacaacaacaataatgttGATCTTCTGAGTGAGAAGCTCTTGCTCAAGACCATCTCTTCTGGCTTTCCAATCATGAATATTGGGCATCATCAGTACTTTTCACCTGCAGGAGATAATCAATTCTACAACAATGGTAATTGTTCTAGATTTGGTAGAGGGAGCTTCAGCCAGATTTATCCCAGTATAAATATATCAAACTTGAATCATCAATCCATACCGTCCGCGACTAATATTTCAAGCTCATTCGACGAAAGTAGTAGTAATTTGCAGGCATTGGATCTCTTGAGTAGTTGTTCAAGATTTAATGGGAGCTGTAATGACAGCCTTGGCATGTACAAACCCAGTTGCCTTCCTTTTGGTCTTGATCATTTGCAGCAACCAAGTCATCACATAACCACCTCATGCAGCTCTAGTAGTACTAGA ATATTGCCATTCAACAACAATGAATTGACAGAGGCAAAGAGGGCCAGTAGTTTGGGGAATCAGATGAAGGCAACACAGTCTGCTCCAAAGAAATCGCGATCGGACTCCCGCTCCTCTTGTCCACCCTTTAAG gttaggaaagaaaaaataggagaTAGAATTGCAGCTCTACAACAGTTGGTTGCACCCTTTGGCAAG ACAGACACAGCATCGGTACTTATGGAGGCTTTTGGGTACATCAAATTCCTTCAAAGCCAAGtcgag aCGCTAAGTGTTCCATACATGAAGTCATCCCGGAGCAAGACCAGCAGAACAACACAAGGG GATTCAAGTGGAGAGGCAAAGCAAGATTTGAGAAGCCGAGGGTTGTGTCTGGTCCCATTATCATGCATGTCTTACGTAACTGGTGATATGATTAGCGATAGCGGTGGCGGAGGGATTTGGCCTCCGGCTCCCAACTTCGGTTGA
- the LOC120009806 gene encoding transcription factor bHLH110-like isoform X2 — translation MESGNLHLQQQQQQQQLHHQDQQQQLVGSSPSSSCSSLAAPIPNYAWTPNITMNSSVNFSENCHGVVISSNPIHHHKRNDLLVPPLSSMIQDLGSADCFHKFTQMLNSSSSIEEDSQTDLHNNNNNNNNNVDLLSEKLLLKTISSGFPIMNIGHHQYFSPAGDNQFYNNGNCSRFGRGSFSQIYPSINISNLNHQSIPSATNISSSFDESSSNLQALDLLSSCSRFNGSCNDSLGMYKPSCLPFGLDHLQQPSHHITTSCSSSSTRILPFNNNELTEAKRASSLGNQMKATQSAPKKSRSDSRSSCPPFKVRKEKIGDRIAALQQLVAPFGKTDTASVLMEAFGYIKFLQSQVETLSVPYMKSSRSKTSRTTQGDSSGEAKQDLRSRGLCLVPLSCMSYVTGDMISDSGGGGIWPPAPNFG, via the exons ATGGAGTCTGGAAATCTCCATCtccaacaacaacagcagcagcagcagcttcaTCATCAAgaccagcagcagcagcttgttgggtcttctccttcttcttcttgttcttctttagCTGCTCCAATACCCAACTATGCTTGGACCCCAAACATCACTAT GAACAGCAGTGTAAATTTCAGTGAAAACTGCCATGGAGTAGTGATCTCATCAAATCCAATTCATCATCATAAAAGAAATGACTTGCTTGTCCCTCCTCTCAGTTCCATGATCCAAGACTTGGGCTCTGCAGATTGTTTCCACAAATTCACTCAAATGTTAAACAGCTCATCAAGCATTGAAGAAGACTCACAAACAGATctgcataataataataataacaacaacaataatgttGATCTTCTGAGTGAGAAGCTCTTGCTCAAGACCATCTCTTCTGGCTTTCCAATCATGAATATTGGGCATCATCAGTACTTTTCACCTGCAGGAGATAATCAATTCTACAACAATGGTAATTGTTCTAGATTTGGTAGAGGGAGCTTCAGCCAGATTTATCCCAGTATAAATATATCAAACTTGAATCATCAATCCATACCGTCCGCGACTAATATTTCAAGCTCATTCGACGAAAGTAGTAGTAATTTGCAGGCATTGGATCTCTTGAGTAGTTGTTCAAGATTTAATGGGAGCTGTAATGACAGCCTTGGCATGTACAAACCCAGTTGCCTTCCTTTTGGTCTTGATCATTTGCAGCAACCAAGTCATCACATAACCACCTCATGCAGCTCTAGTAGTACTAGA ATATTGCCATTCAACAACAATGAATTGACAGAGGCAAAGAGGGCCAGTAGTTTGGGGAATCAGATGAAGGCAACACAGTCTGCTCCAAAGAAATCGCGATCGGACTCCCGCTCCTCTTGTCCACCCTTTAAG gttaggaaagaaaaaataggagaTAGAATTGCAGCTCTACAACAGTTGGTTGCACCCTTTGGCAAG ACAGACACAGCATCGGTACTTATGGAGGCTTTTGGGTACATCAAATTCCTTCAAAGCCAAGtcgag aCGCTAAGTGTTCCATACATGAAGTCATCCCGGAGCAAGACCAGCAGAACAACACAAGGG GATTCAAGTGGAGAGGCAAAGCAAGATTTGAGAAGCCGAGGGTTGTGTCTGGTCCCATTATCATGCATGTCTTACGTAACTGGTGATATGATTAGCGATAGCGGTGGCGGAGGGATTTGGCCTCCGGCTCCCAACTTCGGTTGA